One region of Kazachstania africana CBS 2517 chromosome 3, complete genome genomic DNA includes:
- the RPL18A gene encoding 60S ribosomal protein eL18 (similar to Saccharomyces cerevisiae RPL18B (YNL301C) and RPL18A (YOL120C); ancestral locus Anc_3.52), whose translation MGIDHTTKQHKRSGHRTAPKSDNVYLKMLVKLYSFLARRTDAPFNKVILKSLFLSKINRPPVSVSRIGKALKQEGAAQKTIVIVGTVTDDARIFELPKATVAALRFTASARARIVKAGGECITLDQLAVRAPKGQNTLILRGSRNSREAVRHFGMGPHKRKAPRILSKGRKFERARGRRRSKGFKV comes from the exons ATGGGTATTGATCACACTACCAAGCAACACAAGAGATCTGGTCACAGAACCGCTCCAAAGTCTGACAATGTCTACTTAAAGATGTTAGTTAAGCTATACTCTTTCTTAGCTC GTCGTACTGATGCTCCATTCAACAAGGTCATCTTAAAGTCTTTATTCTTATCCAAGATTAACAGACCACCTGTTTCTGTTTCCAGAATCGGTAAGGCTTTAAAGCAAGAAGGTGCTGCCCAAAAGACTATCGTCATTGTCGGTACCGTCACTGATGACGCTAGAATCTTTGAATTACCAAAGGCTACCGTCGCTGCTTTAAGATTCACTGCTTCTGCTAGAGCTAGAATCGTCAAGGCTGGTGGTGAATGTATCACTTTAGATCAATTAGCCGTCAGAGCTCCAAAGGGTCAAAACACTTTAATCTTAAGAGGTTCAAGAAATTCCAGAGAAGCTGTTAGACACTTCGGTATGGGTCCACACAAGCGTAAGGCTCCAAGAATCCTATCTAAGGGTAGAAAGTTCGAAAGAGCTAGAGGTAGACGTAGATCTAAGGGTTTCAAGGTATAa
- the SMF1 gene encoding divalent metal ion transporter SMF1 (similar to Saccharomyces cerevisiae SMF1 (YOL122C); ancestral locus Anc_3.50) → MSGLEIESSSAEGVHNVTSKEAINVSESSLDTGDSSKVKLWVTELRSIVYKYAGFIGPGLMVSVAYIDPGNYSTSINAGATNQYSLLCIILISNVIAIFLQCLCIKLGSVTGMDLSRNCKKHLPTWLNLILYFFAECAIIATDLAEVIGTAIALNILIKVPLPAGVVLTVIDVLTVMAAYTPGVSSMKFIRAFEYGVALLVVGVVICFAVELAYIPNYTSIGKIFRGFIPSHQMFQNEGMYKAVSILGATVMPHSLFLGSGLVQPRLFEYDSKHSNHPSIVNDSTDDIELEKPESSQEQVKDLKYLNYRPTIDAINYCMTFSMLELTFTLFTLALFVNCSILIIAGATLYGSSEAADADLYTIHYLLSETLAPAAGTIFMLALLLSGQSAGIVCTMAGQIVSEGHLNWKLLPWQRRLATRAISIIPCLIISASLGKEALSKALNASQVVLSLCLPLLVAPLIYFTSSKRIMSVENPKSSNITTNSNSEDEISDNETEIEPVSFVNNWITSIFSILIWLLLSILNVYAIVQLGLSHGNIS, encoded by the coding sequence ATGTCCGGCctagaaattgaaagttcCAGTGCAGAAGGTGTTCATAATGTCACATCTAAAGAAGCCATTAATGTCTCAGAAAGTTCATTGGACACAGGTGACAGTTCAAAAGTAAAACTATGGGTCACTGAACTGAGATCTATTGTATACAAGTATGCCGGATTTATTGGACCGGGATTGATGGTTTCCGTTGCATATATTGACCCAGGTAACTACTCTACATCCATAAATGCGGGAGCAACAAACCAGTACTCTTTACTGTGTATAATTTTGATCTCTAATGtaattgcaatttttttgcaatGCCTCTGCATAAAGCTTGGATCAGTAACTGGGATGGATTTATCTAGAAATTGCAAAAAACATCTGCCGACTTGGCTGAATCTGATTCTTTACTTCTTTGCCGAATGTGCCATTATAGCCACTGATTTAGCCGAGGTTATAGGTACTGCCATTGCGCTTAACATACTGATTAAAGTTCCCCTACCGGCTGGTGTCGTTCTCACGGTAATTGATGTACTTACGGTTATGGCTGCGTATACGCCAGGAGTATCgtcaatgaaatttattagaGCATTCGAATACGGTGTCGCCTTATTAGTTGTTGGCGTAGTAATCTGTTTTGCAGTTGAATTGGCGTATATTCCGAACTATACCAGTATCGGGAAAATATTCAGAGGCTTTATACCATCGCACCAAATGTTTCAAAACGAGGGCATGTATAAAGCTGTGTCAATCCTGGGTGCAACTGTTATGCCTCATTCGTTATTTTTGGGATCAGGATTGGTCCAGCCGAGACTTTTTGAATATGATTCAAAACATAGCAACCATCCATCCATTGTGAATGATAGCACTGATGATATCGAGCTCGAGAAGCCCGAAAGCTCTCAAGAGCAAGTAAAGGACCTGAAATATCTAAATTACAGACCCACCATAGATGCAATTAACTATTGCATGACATTTTCTATGCTTGAGTTAACCTTTACGCTCTTCACACTTGCATTATTCGTCAATTGTAGCATCCTTATAATAGCAGGAGCAACTTTGTATGGAAGCTCTGAAGCCGCTGATGCAGACTTGTATacaattcattatttgttGTCAGAAACACTAGCGCCGGCTGCAGGAACAATATTCATGTTAGCTTTACTATTAAGCGGCCAATCCGCAGGTATTGTTTGTACAATGGCGGGCCAAATCGTAAGTGAAGGCCACCTAAATTGGAAATTACTTCCTTGGCAGAGAAGACTGGCAACGAGAGCTATTTCAATTATTCCATGCCTCATAATATCGGCTTCTTTGGGAAAAGAAGCATTATCTAAGGCACTGAATGCATCCCAAGTAGTTTTATCCCTTTGCTTACCTCTTTTAGTTGCTCCTTTGATTTATTTCACTAGTTCTAAAAGAATCATGAGTGTTGAAAACCCCAAAAGTTCAAATATCACAACCAATTCTAACAGCGAGGACGAAATTTCAGACAATGAGACCGAGATAGAACCTGTGAGTTTTGTTAACAACTGGATAACTTCgatcttttcaatacttATCTGGCTATTGttatcaatattaaatGTCTATGCCATAGTTCAATTAGGCCTTTCTCATGGAAATATCAGTTGA
- the HRP1 gene encoding Hrp1p (similar to Saccharomyces cerevisiae HRP1 (YOL123W); ancestral locus Anc_3.49) has translation MNGSETKSNDKPSDSTDSNESKAEGTENNNSSNNAATATTNASVPAALPWEQLQQTMSQFQQQMEQAQSANPQMDAAAAAAAAHVKADISKDNCKMFIGGLNWETTEETLRDYFNKYGHVTDLKIMKDSNTGRSRGFGFLTFEHPSSVDEVVKTQHILDGKVIDPKRSIPREEQDKTGKIFVGGIGADVRPKEFEEFFSQYGNIIDAQLMLDKDTGRSRGFGFVTYDSPDAVDRVCQSKYIEFKGKQIEIKRAQPRHLQKGQYGGANPNNRNIQYQQTGAIGQAPANAMYQNPMMAGFNPMMAGFNPQAMTEYYQKMQEYYQQMQQQTGVDYTQMYQQQMQQMAMMMPGYTMPAGTPGSGNPSDMATPATQSPSRDNDNTTDKDGSNVQTIGGEDINKDSNGSNSASQTPEISLPRGPRDPSSIPPPNHGYSSQPRDRGYRGGNRNRNNDNYRNNSSGGGHRGRGGYNRRNNGYHPYNR, from the coding sequence ATGAATGGAAGCGAAACTAAAAGTAATGATAAGCCATCTGATTCCACAGACTCTAATGAGTCAAAAGCAGAAGGAACAGagaataataatagcaGTAACAATGCTGCTACTGCTACCACAAATGCTAGTGTGCCAGCTGCATTACCTTGGGAACAGCTTCAACAGACAATGTCGCAATTCCAACAGCAGATGGAGCAAGCTCAATCTGCAAATCCTCAAATGGATGCTGCTGCTGCCGCTGCTGCTGCTCATGTAAAAGCCGATATATCAAAGGACAACTGTAAAATGTTCATTGGTGGTTTGAATTGGGAAACAACTGAAGAAACATTAAGAGATTATTTCAACAAATATGGCCATGTCACCGacttaaaaataatgaaagaCTCGAACACTGGTAGATCCAGGGGTTTTGGTTTCTTAACTTTTGAACATCCTTCAAGTGTTGATGAAGTTGTCAAGACACAACATATTCTTGATGGTAAAGTTATCGATCCAAAAAGATCCATCCCAAGAGAAGAACAAGACAAAACTggtaaaatatttgttgGTGGTATTGGTGCAGACGTAAGAccaaaagaatttgaagaattcttTTCTCAATATGGTAACATTATCGATGCTCAATTAATGTTAGATAAGGATACTGGTAGATCTAGAGGTTTCGGGTTTGTCACATATGATTCTCCAGATGCTGTTGACAGAGTTTGTCAGAGTAAATacattgaattcaaaggTAAACAGATTGAAATCAAGAGAGCACAACCAAGGCACTTACAAAAAGGTCAATATGGTGGTGCTAATCCAAATAACagaaatattcaatatcaacAAACAGGTGCCATTGGACAGGCTCCTGCTAATGCAATGTATCAAAATCCTATGATGGCTGGTTTCAACCCAATGATGGCGGGTTTCAATCCTCAAGCAATGACTGAATACTATCAAAAAATGcaagaatattatcaacAAATGCAACAACAGACTGGTGTTGATTACACGCAGATGTACCAACAACAAATGCAACAAATGGCCATGATGATGCCAGGTTATACAATGCCAGCAGGCACTCCTGGTTCCGGAAACCCTTCCGACATGGCAACACCTGCTACACAATCGCCTTCCCGCGATAATGACAACACCACCGATAAAGATGGCAGTAACGTACAAACGATTGGAGGTGAAGATATCAACAAAGATTCTAATGGCTCCAATTCAGCTTCACAGACACCTGAAATAAGTCTACCAAGGGGACCAAGGGATCCTTCCTCTATCCCGCCTCCAAATCATGGATATTCATCACAACCTCGTGATCGTGGTTACCGTGGTGGCAATCGTAACAGAAATAATGACAACTATCGTAATAATTCAAGCGGTGGTGGTCATCGTGGACGCGGTGGTTACAACAGACGTAATAACGGTTATCATCCATATAACAGGTAA
- the TRM11 gene encoding tRNA (guanine-N2-)-methyltransferase (similar to Saccharomyces cerevisiae TRM11 (YOL124C); ancestral locus Anc_3.48) codes for MTNVKQKKKYLLYMVQVHTNFRRAELESLADLYNIDIDFATYSEDSPFFYVELDSDDVARDWIKRSILTRAIYEYWGDGKTLEELHESIKSQPFIEHYKQIYKNDSFKFEFENYRGGSNKYSTKDRIKQIESFGYLQFEGKIDLKKAKQVYTLIEQYEPISDNIAGEKPTHFIFGRLVQTSNRRSVEKFDLKKRPYKGTTSFEAELSLISCNIAQVKFGSFMYDPFAGTGSFLVAGGHFGALVFGSDIDGRMIRGRSLNENISSNFKHYDDSNKFLDVMTMDFTHNALRSNLVIDTILCDPPYGIRESIKVLGARDPERFVGKENIEIDGEKAYLRKDYIPTKKPISLDLLLDDLLNFASERLPINGRLAFWMPTANDENIETIVPLHSHLELKYNCVQEFNKWSRRLLVYINRGPSFNGPTNNGTKRSTTNFRERYFSNFN; via the coding sequence ATGACTAACGtgaaacaaaagaagaagtatCTGCTTTACATGGTCCAGGTCCATACCAATTTTCGTAGGGCTGAATTGGAATCATTAGCAGACTTGTACAATATCGACATCGATTTCGCAACTTATAGTGAAGATTCTCCATTTTTCTACGTAGAATTAGACAGTGATGACGTTGCACGCGACTGGATTAAGAGATCTATATTAACAAGAGCAATTTACGAATATTGGGGCGACGGTAAGACTCTAGAGGAACTACACGAGTCCATCAAGTCTCAACCTTTTATTGAACATTataaacaaatttataaaaaCGATTCTTTCAAGTTTGAATTCGAGAATTATAGAGGAGGAAGTAACAAATATTCCACCAAGGATAGAATCAAACAAATCGAATCTTTTGGATATTTGCAATTTGAAGGTAAAATCGACCTGAAAAAAGCCAAACAAGTTTACACTCTAATAGAACAATATGAACCAATCTCTGATAACATTGCTGGTGAAAAACCAACACATTTCATATTTGGTAGATTAGTACAAACTAGTAACCGTCGTTCAgtggaaaaatttgaccTAAAGAAAAGACCATACAAAGGTACAACAAGTTTTGAAGCTGAATTGTCCTTAATTAGTTGTAACATTGCACAAGTCAAATTTGGAAGTTTCATGTATGACCCATTCGCTGGTACAGGCTCATTTCTAGTTGCAGGCGGCCATTTTGGTGCATTGGTATTTGGTTCTGACATTGATGGTAGAATGATTAGAGGTAGAAgtttaaatgaaaatatatcaagTAACTTCAAACATTATGACGAttcaaacaaatttttggacGTTATGACAATGGACTTCACACATAATGCATTGAGATCTAATTTAGTCATTGATACCATTTTATGTGATCCACCATACGGTATTAGAGAAAGTATAAAAGTACTTGGTGCTCGTGATCCGGAACGATTCGTtggtaaagaaaatattgaaattgatggtGAAAAGGCATATTTGAGAAAAGACTATATACCCACGAAAAAACCAATATCCttagatttattattagaCGACCTATTAAATTTTGCATCGGAAAGATTACCTATAAACGGTAGATTGGCATTTTGGATGCCTACTGCGAATGATGAGAATATTGAAACTATTGTACCGCTACATTCCCATTTGGAATTGAAATATAACTGCGTTCAAGAATTCAACAAGTGGTCAAGAAGGTTACTAGTTTATATCAATAGGGGACCAAGTTTCAATGGACCAACTAATAATGGTACTAAGAGGTCCACTACTAACTTTAGGGAGCGTTACTTTAgtaatttcaattaa
- the TRM13 gene encoding tRNA:m4X modification enzyme (similar to Saccharomyces cerevisiae TRM13 (YOL125W); ancestral locus Anc_3.46): MTDQPATKKVKHERLQCEYFVTKKNRRCGMTRSKEAKYCSEHINLLKKQEGHNLHNKPDDERIPCPYDPNHTVWKYKLKKHLPKCNKFKLDHVNDNKSFFVENLNTVNVPMKAPIDFNQSLSNTIELIKKIQLNYDIQFSQLSNETMSNTRLMELTNQKHAIQQSSLIENLLTENKSILENTKTLSIAEFGCGKAEFSRYLNQVILAKNNTNPLNFVFIDRGSNRLKFDTKIKLDTLQLTKSQPIIKRLKIDIKDLKIDEILDVSHNHAIISKHLCGVATDLTLKCIFNNPILKKSINAICIAMCCRHVCNAHDYINPSYIKDLMSSHETGLSYEEFFYCLTKMCSWATSGRSPGAEDDDIIKMADDTINITVAEREELGLKARKIVDLGRLKWVQQNLHQNAKLINYVTKDVSMENVALITQDS; encoded by the coding sequence ATGACAGATCAACCTGCGACGAAGAAAGTGAAACATGAGAGATTACAATGTGAATATTTTGtcaccaaaaaaaatagaagatgTGGTATGACAAGATCAAAAGAGGCAAAATATTGTAGTGAACatattaatttattgaaaaagcaaGAAGGCCATAATTTACACAACAAACctgatgatgaaagaaTTCCTTGTCCCTACGATCCAAATCATACCGTTTGGAAatataaattgaagaaacatttACCTaaatgtaataaatttaaacTAGATCATGTTAATGACAATAAATCATTCTTtgtagaaaatttaaacACTGTGAATGTTCCAATGAAGGCTccaattgattttaatCAATCACTCAGTAATACCATTGAGttaatcaaaaaaattcaattaaattatgATATACAATTTTCACAATTGTCGAATGAAACCATGTCAAATACAAGATTGATGGAATTGACAAATCAAAAGCATGCTATACAACAATCTTCTCTgatagaaaatttattgactgaaaataaatcaatacTTGAAAATACTAAAACGTTAAGTATTGCAGAATTCGGTTGTGGTAAAGCTGAATTCTCGAGATATTTAAATCAAGTTATCCTCGctaaaaataatacaaaCCCACtaaattttgttttcatAGATAGAGGATCCAACAGATTGAAATTTGACACAAAGATTAAATTGGACACTTTACAATTAACCAAGTCTCAGCCAATCATTAAGAGATTGAAGATTGAtatcaaagatttgaaaattgacGAGATCCTAGATGTTTCACATAATCATGCCATCATTTCTAAACATTTATGTGGTGTAGCCACGGATTTGACATTAAAAtgtattttcaataatccaatcttgaaaaaatcaatcaatGCAATCTGCATAGCCATGTGTTGTAGGCATGTCTGCAATGCGCATGATTATATCAATCCCTCCTACATCAAAGATTTAATGTCGTCACATGAAACCGGATTATCttatgaagaatttttctATTGTCTAACCAAAATGTGTTCTTGGGCCACCAGTGGGAGAAGCCCAGGTGCtgaggatgatgatattatcaaaatggCCGATGatacaataaatataacTGTTGCTGAAAGGGAGGAATTGGGTTTGAAggcaagaaaaattgtAGATTTAGGTAGGTTGAAATGGGTTCAACAGAATTTACATCAAAATGCTAAATTAATAAACTACGTTACAAAGGATGTGTCAATGGAGAATGTGGCTCTAATAACGCAGGACTCTTGA
- the MDH2 gene encoding malate dehydrogenase MDH2 (similar to Saccharomyces cerevisiae MDH2 (YOL126C); ancestral locus Anc_3.45): MNIPFFNITSLSLLLLLLSSSLLVLHLGRNNINNQMPHLLSSPSNLKVAILGAAGGIGQSLSLLLKTQLHYLIQANSPTNIHLSLYDINKEVIDGLYADLSHIDTPISLSAHAANDGKGGIHAALVDSDIIVIPAGMPRKPGMTRDDLFNINAKIISQLTDSIAESCDLSKVFILLISNPVNSLVPVVCNRLISHHKIDKGIEKRLLGITNLDLVRASTFLNELSPSNNGRMPYVPVIGGHSGDTIVPVFSSQSQLISTMDEPQLKHLISRVQYGGDEIVKAKNGKGSATLSMAHAACKIVTNFTNLLLGNVNSFESINYIPLLDHQNQPICKGSNELMSMIDNLQFFAIPATVTSSGVNEINYDILNHLNSYEKNELIPICLMKLKKNINSGLEFNVEEV, from the coding sequence ATGAATATtccttttttcaatatcacttcATTAtcgttattattattattattatcatcatcattattagtACTACACTTAGGAAGAAATAACATTAATAATCAAATGCCTCATCTATTATCTTCACCATCAAATCTGAAAGTAGCAATCTTAGGTGCTGCTGGCGGTATAGGTCaatcattatctttattattaaagaCTCAACTGcattatttaattcaaGCCAATTCTCCAACGAATATCCACCTATCTCTATACGATATTAATAAAGAGGTCATCGATGGTCTGTATGCTGATCTTTCTCACATTGATACCCCAATCTCTCTATCTGCTCATGCTGCAAATGACGGTAAAGGCGGTATTCATGCAGCTTTAGTAGACTCGGATATTATTGTCATTCCAGCAGGTATGCCAAGAAAACCAGGTATGACAAGAGatgatcttttcaatatcaacgcaaaaattatttctcAATTAACTGATTCTATTGCAGAATCTTGTGATTTATCCAaagttttcattttattgatttcaaacCCTGTTAATTCTCTAGTTCCAGTTGTCTGTAATAGATTAATTAGTCATCACAAAATTGACAAGGGAATCGAAAAAAGATTACTCGGTATTACTAATCTCGACCTCGTAAGAGCTTCCACCTTCTTAAATGAACTATCCCCCTCAAATAATGGTAGAATGCCATACGTGCCTGTAATAGGTGGTCATTCAGGTGATACCATAGTTCCAGTTTTCTCATCACAATCTCAACTAATCTCTACGATGGATGAACCTCAATTGAAACATCTAATTTCAAGAGTGCAATACGGTGGTGATGAAATTGTGAAAGCCAAGAATGGTAAAGGTTCTGCCACTTTATCAATGGCTCATGCTGCTTGTAAGATTGTTACAAATTTTactaatttattattggGCAACGTCAACAGTTTCGAATCAATCAATTATATTCCATTATTGgatcatcaaaatcaacCAATTTGTAAAGGATCTAATGAGTTAATGTCGATGATTGATAATTTACAGTTTTTTGCCATTCCTGCAACAGTAACGTCATCAGGAGtaaatgaaatcaattatGACATCTTAAACCATTTGAATTCGTACGAAAAAAACGAACTAATACCAATCtgtttaatgaaattaaagaaaaacatTAACAGCGGTCTAGAGTTCAACGTCGAAGAGGTTTAA